One window from the genome of Neospora caninum Liverpool complete genome, chromosome VI encodes:
- a CDS encoding Kinase-like protein, related: MAQASPAPPPSSSSFPPELESLLNALEPARRAVVTQRLEDWLSSAEEGKKISQTLTESGASDSAAVVARLQPLYLAVFAWISQLLEKRGKASGQEGNEAGPLLVALSAPQGSGSKALADALKFLFAAEGSETLAISLDSFYALAGKQEKLAQKHSENPLVQYPGNPGTHEPLLAACVLESLKRNSPNGEVLMPVYDKSLNGGKGDRLCVKDWQKIKTGNIKLIIFEGWMLGFKAAAEANEEAFPSLTKEEVEWMKPINKSLKEYEALHALVDAWIVFQADALDRLFDWRCEEEKAHKQVSGEGKTAEEVRASVEKFLPTYKAYLPRMSARGPDGATGETPVLEVFLDAARDAAKASVKLA, translated from the exons TTGGAGAGCCTGCTGAATGCGCTGGAGCCTGCGCGGCGCGCGGTTGTCACTCAGCGTCTCGAAGACTGGCTGAGCAGCgccgaagagggaaagaaaatcTCTCAGACTCTGACAGAGAGCGGTGCTTCAGACTCCGCAGCAGTTgtggcgcgtctccagcCTCTCTAcctcgccgttttcgcgtGGATTTCTCAGCTgctggagaaaagagggaaggcgagcggtcaagaaggaaacgaagccgGACCGCTCCTCgttgctctctctgcgccacAGGGGAGCGGCAGCAAGGCTCTTGCGGATGCACTGAAG ttcctcTTTGCCGCGGAAGGCAGTGAGACGCTCGCTATCTCTCTGGACTCCTTCTACGCGCTGGCgggaaagcaagagaaacTCGCGCAGAAACACTCGGAAAATCCTCTTGTGCAGTATCCAGGGAACCCTGGGACGCATGAGCCTCTcttggctgcatgcgtcctcGAGAGCCTGAAGCGCAACTCTCCAAACGG AGAAGTCCTAATGCCCGTCTACGACAAGTCGCTGAATGGTGGCAAGGGCGATCGCCTCTGCGTGAAGGACTGGCAGAAGATAAAGACAGGAAATATCAAGTTGATCATCTTCGAAGGGTGGATGCTGG GCTTCAAAGCTGCGGCGGAGGCAAACGAGGAGGCTTTCCCCAGCCTTACAAAAGAAGAAGTAGAATGGATGAAACCGATCAACAA gtCTTTGAAGGAGTACGAAGCACTTCATGCTCTCGTCGACGCATGGATTGTCTTTCAG GCCGACGCGCTCGATCGTCTGTTCGACTGGCGttgcgaggaagaaaa AGCACACAAGCAGGTGTCCGGCGAGGGCAAGACGGCCGAAGAGGTTCGCGCGTCTGTGGAAAA GTTCCTGCCGACCTACAAAGCCTACTTGCCGCGGATGAGCGCGCGAGGCCCCGACGGCGCGACTGGCGAGACGCCCGTGCTGGAAGTCTTCCTCGATGCAGCGCGGGATGCCGCGAAGGCAAGCGTGAAGCTTGCTtaa